Proteins found in one Planococcus citri chromosome 2, ihPlaCitr1.1, whole genome shotgun sequence genomic segment:
- the LOC135836464 gene encoding putative odorant-binding protein A5 isoform X1, producing the protein MLNDYFQFFALFFIIFWQEHEAVKDINQIFLSEDLVPKFIPHAPKEYCTVIFQPNVIISTGEHYRQYQTLNEPEVRWNASDDKFYTLYLAGVSNIDFVYPDQVFVCEPNRFPRGEWIQWIVTDIPGEKISKGKILYPFANFSNPSDIVRQAYVFLVFEHVQKPMLEIKNEKQKQQRFTYAHLEHDFTPVRHFMKKLKNATLLAGNFFYLILDPISSTRVPQEKTTITS; encoded by the exons ATGCTAAATGactatttccaatttttcgcgCTTTTCTTCATAATATTC TGGCAAGAACATGAAGCGGTAAAAGatatcaatcaaatttttttatccgAGGACTTGGTGCCAAAATTTATCCCACATGCGCCTAAAGAATACTGTACG GTGATATTTCAACCGAACGTAATTATTTCGACGGGCGAACATTATCGCCAATATCAAACGTTGAATGAACCCGAAGTTCGCTGGAATGCATCGGATGACAAATTTTATACATTGTACCTggcag GGGTAAGCAATATCGATTTCGTATATCCGGATCAAGTATTCGTTTGCGAACCAAATCGTTTTCCTAGAGGAGAATGGATTCAATGGATTGTAACCGATATTCCAGGAGAGAAAATTTCCAAGGGGAAAATTCTATATCCGTTTGCGAATTTCTCAAATCCATCGGATATAG TGAGACAAGCTTACGTATTCCTAGTTTTTGAACATGTACAAAAACCCAtgcttgaaatcaaaaatgaaaaacagaagCAGCAAAGATTCACCTATGC GCATTTGGAGCATGACTTTACACCAGTACGTcacttcatgaaaaaattgaaaaatgctacTTTATTGGCTGGAAACttcttttatctaattttggATCCTATATCTTCAA CTCGCGTTCCTCAAGAAAAAACTACCATCACTTCATAA
- the LOC135836464 gene encoding uncharacterized protein LOC135836464 isoform X2 — MLNDYFQFFALFFIIFWQEHEAVKDINQIFLSEDLVPKFIPHAPKEYCTVIFQPNVIISTGEHYRQYQTLNEPEVRWNASDDKFYTLYLAVRQAYVFLVFEHVQKPMLEIKNEKQKQQRFTYAHLEHDFTPVRHFMKKLKNATLLAGNFFYLILDPISSTRVPQEKTTITS, encoded by the exons ATGCTAAATGactatttccaatttttcgcgCTTTTCTTCATAATATTC TGGCAAGAACATGAAGCGGTAAAAGatatcaatcaaatttttttatccgAGGACTTGGTGCCAAAATTTATCCCACATGCGCCTAAAGAATACTGTACG GTGATATTTCAACCGAACGTAATTATTTCGACGGGCGAACATTATCGCCAATATCAAACGTTGAATGAACCCGAAGTTCGCTGGAATGCATCGGATGACAAATTTTATACATTGTACCTggcag TGAGACAAGCTTACGTATTCCTAGTTTTTGAACATGTACAAAAACCCAtgcttgaaatcaaaaatgaaaaacagaagCAGCAAAGATTCACCTATGC GCATTTGGAGCATGACTTTACACCAGTACGTcacttcatgaaaaaattgaaaaatgctacTTTATTGGCTGGAAACttcttttatctaattttggATCCTATATCTTCAA CTCGCGTTCCTCAAGAAAAAACTACCATCACTTCATAA